One Rickettsia prowazekii str. Breinl genomic region harbors:
- a CDS encoding ATP-dependent DNA helicase RecG, with amino-acid sequence MLTTLEQFLFAPVKAFINIREDTVSALKRLGIKNIRDLLFYLPVSYQNKILSPNLTKVRGGEIIQTEIIVNSINLQKRGNQPLKITASNNTGSLLLVFFHKPPQFILNKLKVGTKHIISGKVQFFDYQLQILHPEFITNPQLSKAIEPLYSMTYSLSNTQLYSYIIKAIEIFEEKCNGIEDKELKEYLDVILQNLKILHVFLSPHNLISCSRTTDIVVNPSYAIVAAKKQLAIKELIANQISLLNVRMQINRKHGNIYPKAASIQENILRELGFELTYYQKQVIEEIEFEQSDKVEMMRLLQGDVGSGKTLVALLTMVNVVTTGFQATLMAPTDLLANQHYDFFVKALKNTNIRVGLLTGKILGKARRNIIIQLVNGKIDILIGTHALFQEKVSFKKLGYIVIDEQHRFGVQQRLNLINKGVNPDVLIMTATPIPRSLALTMFGDMTVSKLIGKPKNRLSIVTKTMSVNKIGYIIKAINKRLIAGERVYWICPLITQREKETLQEDLLLMDVINRFNSIKNIYQGYTGIIHGKMKNDQKERIMKQFKEGEIKILVATNVIEVGIDVSEATLIVIENAEQFGLAQLHQLRGRVGRGRLQSYCILLYNPKRLGKVAQNRFKIMKHTNDGFYIAEQDLKLRGSGEILGIKQSGEIDFFFADLAEDYALLIKAHKIAEREISLKDNVNFVNFQIKLFAKSQVSYLI; translated from the coding sequence ATGTTAACTACTTTAGAACAATTCTTATTTGCTCCTGTGAAAGCATTTATCAATATACGTGAAGATACAGTCTCTGCTCTTAAAAGGCTTGGTATTAAGAATATTCGTGATTTATTATTTTATCTACCTGTTTCATATCAGAATAAAATATTATCACCTAATTTAACTAAAGTTAGAGGCGGTGAAATAATACAAACAGAAATTATAGTTAATAGTATTAATTTACAAAAAAGAGGTAATCAGCCTTTAAAGATTACAGCTAGTAATAATACTGGGTCTCTATTATTAGTATTTTTTCATAAGCCACCACAGTTTATTTTAAATAAGCTGAAAGTTGGAACGAAGCATATTATTAGTGGAAAAGTACAATTCTTTGATTATCAATTACAAATTTTGCATCCTGAATTTATTACGAATCCTCAACTCTCAAAAGCCATAGAACCGCTTTATTCGATGACATATTCACTTAGTAACACGCAGCTATATTCATATATAATAAAAGCAATAGAGATATTTGAAGAGAAGTGTAATGGTATAGAAGATAAAGAATTGAAGGAATATTTGGATGTTATATTGCAGAATTTGAAGATCTTGCATGTTTTTCTTTCACCACATAACTTGATCTCATGTTCTAGAACAACGGATATCGTTGTTAATCCGAGTTATGCCATTGTAGCTGCCAAAAAACAATTAGCAATTAAAGAATTAATCGCTAATCAAATATCTCTTTTAAATGTACGTATGCAAATAAATAGAAAACACGGTAATATTTACCCTAAAGCTGCATCTATTCAAGAAAATATATTAAGAGAGTTAGGATTTGAGTTAACCTATTATCAAAAGCAAGTTATAGAAGAAATAGAGTTTGAGCAAAGCGATAAAGTAGAAATGATGAGATTGTTACAAGGCGATGTTGGTTCTGGTAAAACTTTGGTAGCTTTGCTTACTATGGTAAATGTTGTCACCACTGGATTTCAAGCTACACTTATGGCTCCAACCGATTTACTTGCCAATCAGCATTATGATTTTTTTGTTAAAGCTCTAAAAAATACTAATATTAGAGTTGGATTACTTACAGGTAAGATACTTGGTAAAGCTCGTAGAAATATTATTATTCAACTTGTAAACGGTAAGATTGATATATTAATTGGTACTCATGCGTTATTTCAAGAAAAAGTAAGTTTTAAGAAACTAGGTTATATAGTTATTGATGAGCAGCATAGATTTGGAGTGCAGCAGCGGTTGAATCTAATAAATAAAGGAGTCAATCCTGATGTTTTAATTATGACTGCAACACCAATTCCAAGAAGCTTAGCACTTACTATGTTTGGTGATATGACTGTTTCCAAGCTAATTGGGAAACCAAAAAATCGTTTATCTATTGTTACAAAGACTATGTCGGTTAATAAGATAGGATATATTATAAAAGCAATAAATAAGAGGCTTATTGCAGGTGAAAGGGTATATTGGATATGCCCGTTGATAACGCAAAGAGAGAAAGAAACACTGCAAGAGGATCTTTTATTAATGGATGTGATAAATCGTTTTAACTCTATCAAAAATATATATCAAGGTTATACTGGTATTATTCATGGTAAAATGAAGAACGATCAGAAGGAGCGCATAATGAAACAATTTAAGGAAGGTGAAATTAAGATATTAGTTGCAACAAATGTTATTGAAGTTGGAATAGACGTATCTGAGGCCACTTTAATTGTTATTGAAAATGCTGAGCAATTTGGTTTAGCACAACTTCATCAGCTGAGAGGTAGAGTAGGACGAGGTAGATTGCAGTCATATTGTATATTATTATATAATCCAAAAAGGCTTGGCAAAGTAGCACAAAACAGGTTTAAGATAATGAAACACACTAATGATGGGTTTTATATCGCTGAGCAGGATTTAAAACTACGCGGTAGTGGTGAGATTTTAGGTATCAAACAAAGTGGTGAAATCGACTTTTTTTTTGCAGATTTAGCAGAAGATTATGCACTACTCATAAAGGCTCATAAAATTGCAGAAAGAGAAATAAGCTTAAAAGATAATGTAAATTTTGTTAACTTTCAGATAAAACTCTTCGCAAAATCGCAAGTAAGCTATTTGATTTAA
- the mraY gene encoding phospho-N-acetylmuramoyl-pentapeptide-transferase, which produces MLYNLLLPHIHNSHIANLFHYITFRSGLAIIITLSISFVTGPILIKFLRSLQKYGQPIRSDGPESHKTKAGTPTMGGIMIILSSCLSTLLLADLTNKYIWITLFGFISFGIIGFMDDYAKVKRNNHYGVRGKSKFLLQGIISLIIYVLLEYLDKNFSHLLNVPFFKNLSLDLNYFYMVFAIFVIVGSSNAVNLTDGLDGLATVPIAFTAGSFALISYLVGNLIYANYLQLTYIPNTGELTVLCAGLVGSCLGFLWFNAQPAEVFMGDTGSLSLGGVLGIISVITKHEIVLAIIGGLFVIETTSVILQVYYFKATKGKRIFKMAPLHHHFEKHGWAESKVVIRFWIISVIFSLIGLSSLKLR; this is translated from the coding sequence ATGTTATATAATCTTTTACTTCCTCATATACATAATTCACATATAGCTAATTTATTCCACTATATTACTTTTCGTAGCGGTCTTGCTATTATTATAACTTTAAGCATTAGCTTTGTAACTGGTCCTATATTAATAAAATTTTTACGTTCGCTTCAAAAATACGGCCAACCTATACGTTCGGACGGACCTGAGTCGCATAAAACAAAAGCAGGTACTCCGACAATGGGCGGGATAATGATTATTTTGTCTAGTTGTCTTTCTACTTTATTACTTGCTGATTTAACTAATAAATATATTTGGATTACATTATTTGGTTTTATTAGTTTCGGTATTATAGGATTTATGGATGATTATGCTAAGGTGAAGCGTAATAATCATTATGGTGTAAGGGGAAAAAGTAAATTTTTACTACAAGGCATTATTAGCTTAATTATATATGTTTTACTAGAATATTTAGATAAAAATTTCAGTCATTTACTTAATGTACCATTTTTTAAAAATTTAAGTTTGGATCTAAATTATTTTTATATGGTTTTTGCTATATTTGTTATAGTTGGTTCTTCTAATGCTGTGAATCTAACTGATGGTCTTGACGGTCTTGCTACCGTTCCGATTGCATTTACTGCTGGTTCTTTTGCTTTAATAAGTTATTTAGTAGGCAATCTTATTTACGCGAACTACTTACAGTTAACATATATACCTAATACAGGAGAGTTAACTGTGTTATGTGCAGGATTAGTAGGTAGTTGCCTTGGATTTTTATGGTTTAATGCACAACCAGCAGAAGTGTTTATGGGTGATACCGGTAGTTTAAGTCTTGGTGGTGTTCTTGGTATTATTAGTGTTATTACTAAACATGAAATAGTTTTAGCGATCATAGGTGGTTTATTTGTGATTGAAACTACATCTGTGATTTTACAGGTATATTATTTTAAAGCAACTAAAGGCAAAAGAATATTTAAAATGGCACCACTTCATCATCATTTTGAAAAACACGGTTGGGCAGAATCTAAAGTTGTAATAAGGTTTTGGATTATTTCAGTAATCTTCTCTCTTATAGGATTATCATCTTTGAAATTACGTTAA
- a CDS encoding TraX family protein — MIIAQNKTNYQDLLKTLAVIAMTIDHIGLYLYPELTIMRIIGRIAMPVFCFFAGYNFYDKPKTRIIIYGVILQIYTTILFKQFLTTNILISIYLGQCYIYYFRNSITSFFYNGFCHVAVMIILWYISWTLIDYGTLVIAIMILGFIAQHEKTNLKLCCFIAIFTSIVHSTFFTLLIPLSDFNFSNTDLILNLTFLTITYILMILSDYSQKILINIKWISRNVIYIYCIQIIILQFIFIYKYTYGFKNW; from the coding sequence ATGATAATAGCACAAAATAAAACAAATTATCAAGATTTACTAAAAACTTTAGCTGTTATCGCGATGACCATTGATCATATTGGTCTATATCTATATCCTGAATTAACGATTATGCGGATAATCGGTCGTATCGCTATGCCAGTATTTTGCTTTTTTGCCGGTTATAATTTTTATGATAAACCAAAAACTAGAATAATAATATACGGAGTTATACTACAAATATATACTACTATATTGTTTAAACAGTTTCTTACTACCAATATTCTAATTTCTATCTATTTAGGACAATGTTATATTTATTATTTTCGTAATTCTATAACTAGTTTTTTCTATAACGGGTTTTGTCATGTAGCGGTAATGATAATATTATGGTATATTAGTTGGACTTTAATTGATTATGGGACTCTTGTAATTGCGATAATGATACTTGGATTTATTGCACAACATGAAAAGACTAATCTAAAACTTTGCTGTTTTATAGCAATTTTTACTTCTATAGTACACTCAACTTTTTTTACTCTCTTGATTCCTTTGAGTGATTTTAATTTTTCAAATACTGACTTAATTTTAAATCTGACTTTCTTAACAATTACTTATATATTAATGATCTTAAGCGATTATTCACAAAAAATACTAATAAATATAAAATGGATCAGTCGTAATGTTATATATATATATTGTATACAAATTATAATCTTACAATTCATATTTATCTATAAATACACATATGGTTTTAAAAATTGGTAG
- the mfd gene encoding transcription-repair coupling factor — MIQQKFPATAKCFYVIDNFTKNLNQDFILSVSNEEEALQLYKQALFFSSNDNIYYFPSYDTIPYDHTSPNANIVSRRAETLTKLITNSKGKLLITHAANLLNKLPPKDFFSKYFLKLYPKIKFTMDELSMLLVENSFTRNTSSIDVGEFAVRGEIIDIILPGPKGYRINFSWDYIESIKEFDINTQISTKYCAELVISPANEIVLNSETIGNFKNNYLRNFGVNHTDNPLYEAVISGRKFAGYEQLLPLFYYSCSSLVDYLNNPICIFDNLSKQAILEFENSYNDFYLARSKANKLKVNNFYPTLSPTSLYFTASAITELLEQKNNILISYENSEQASLIGNISSISFIEKKTIFDKLFEIIKANFHKKIIICSSVLSSFERIKSIIQNYEYTFNEINKLDEAKASVINIGIIPLNQSFYTKEYLFITSSELLEEKTLYTNTNKKLKNILLELDNLKEGEFVVHKDHGIGQFLKLEAFKIQGKLHDFLKILYFGNDKLYVPVENIEVIKKYGSDNAELNKLGSVAWNKSKAKLKNRIKEISLHLIQIAAKRKLNISTPIELDLEAYDKFCANFPFSETEDQLTAINDIREDLTNGMLMDRLICGDVGFGKTEVAMRAVFMVAKSLNEYLPQVAVVVPTTILCSQHFSRFIERFKGFGLNIKQLSSVISSKEANIIRLELASGKINIIIGTHALLHKNTKFFNLKLLIIDEEQHFGVSQKEFLKSLKSSTHVLAMSATPIPRTLQMSMTGLKELSIIATPPLNRLEVRTSVMPFDPVIIRDALLREHFRGGRSFYVAPRIKDMEDIEKQLKQIVPELSYKIAHGKMTPSKIDEVMSEFYVGKFDILISTTIIESGIDIAEANTMIIHKADTLGLSQLYQLRGRIGRGKIRGYAYLTVASNKKITSHSLRRLEIIQNSCSLGSGFTIASHDADLRGFGNLIGEEQSGQIKEVGTELYQEMLEEQIALLKDDPIVLEQAFIPNINLGLSVFIPDSYVSDSALKIGLYRRIGNLSNEMEVEKFKDEMIDRFGLLPIEFNNLLDIVKIKLLCFKLNIENLDSGDDGFVIRFYKNADMTDKILKFVSRYSNQTKIKPNNKLVFIKKLVDKNIITEVNQLLWTLLEI, encoded by the coding sequence ATGATCCAACAAAAATTTCCGGCAACTGCCAAATGTTTCTATGTAATTGATAATTTTACTAAGAATCTTAATCAAGATTTCATTTTAAGTGTGAGTAATGAAGAAGAGGCATTGCAATTATATAAGCAAGCGTTATTTTTTTCTTCAAATGACAATATTTATTACTTTCCAAGCTATGATACAATTCCTTATGATCATACGTCACCGAACGCAAATATCGTATCTAGACGTGCGGAAACATTAACAAAACTAATAACAAATAGTAAGGGGAAATTGCTTATTACTCATGCAGCAAATTTATTAAACAAACTCCCACCAAAAGATTTTTTTTCTAAATATTTTTTGAAATTATATCCTAAAATAAAATTTACTATGGATGAACTTTCTATGTTGTTAGTAGAAAATAGCTTTACACGAAATACAAGTAGTATCGATGTTGGAGAATTTGCAGTTAGAGGAGAAATTATTGATATAATATTACCAGGTCCTAAAGGTTATAGAATTAATTTTAGTTGGGATTATATTGAATCAATTAAAGAATTTGATATTAATACACAAATTTCGACAAAATATTGTGCAGAACTTGTTATTAGTCCTGCCAATGAAATTGTGTTAAATTCTGAAACGATTGGTAATTTTAAGAATAATTACTTACGAAATTTTGGCGTTAATCATACTGATAATCCTTTATATGAGGCTGTAATATCTGGCAGAAAGTTCGCAGGATATGAACAATTACTCCCATTATTTTATTATTCTTGCTCTAGTTTAGTAGATTATCTCAATAATCCTATTTGCATATTCGATAATCTATCAAAACAAGCAATTTTAGAGTTTGAAAATAGTTATAATGATTTTTATTTAGCAAGGTCAAAGGCTAATAAACTTAAAGTTAATAATTTCTATCCCACACTTTCCCCAACTAGCTTATATTTCACCGCTTCCGCAATAACAGAATTACTTGAACAAAAAAATAATATATTAATTAGTTATGAAAATTCTGAGCAAGCTAGTTTGATTGGAAATATTTCCTCTATAAGTTTTATAGAAAAGAAAACGATTTTTGATAAATTATTTGAGATTATTAAAGCAAATTTTCATAAAAAAATTATCATATGCTCAAGTGTTTTAAGTAGTTTTGAGCGAATCAAAAGTATTATTCAAAATTATGAATATACTTTTAATGAGATAAATAAATTAGATGAGGCTAAGGCTTCAGTAATAAATATTGGAATCATTCCTTTAAATCAAAGCTTTTATACGAAAGAATATTTATTTATTACATCTAGTGAATTATTAGAAGAAAAAACTCTTTATACAAATACCAATAAAAAACTTAAAAATATTTTGTTGGAGCTTGATAATTTAAAAGAAGGAGAATTTGTCGTTCATAAAGATCATGGAATAGGACAGTTTTTAAAGCTAGAAGCTTTCAAAATTCAAGGTAAACTACATGATTTCTTAAAGATTTTATATTTTGGCAATGATAAATTATATGTACCGGTTGAAAATATAGAGGTAATAAAAAAATACGGGTCTGATAATGCAGAGCTTAATAAGCTTGGTAGTGTCGCATGGAATAAAAGTAAGGCAAAACTTAAAAATCGTATAAAAGAGATATCACTACATTTAATACAAATAGCAGCTAAAAGGAAACTGAATATTAGTACTCCGATTGAATTGGACCTTGAGGCATATGATAAATTTTGTGCTAATTTTCCTTTCAGCGAAACAGAAGATCAGTTAACAGCGATAAATGATATTCGAGAAGATCTAACAAATGGCATGTTAATGGATAGATTAATATGTGGAGATGTTGGATTTGGTAAAACAGAGGTAGCAATGCGTGCTGTCTTTATGGTAGCGAAATCACTAAATGAATATTTACCACAAGTAGCTGTAGTTGTTCCGACAACTATTTTATGTAGTCAACATTTTTCAAGATTTATAGAAAGATTCAAAGGGTTTGGTTTAAACATTAAACAATTATCCAGCGTTATTAGTTCTAAAGAAGCAAATATTATCAGATTGGAGCTTGCAAGCGGTAAAATAAATATAATAATAGGAACTCATGCTTTATTACATAAAAATACAAAATTCTTTAATTTGAAATTGTTAATAATCGATGAAGAACAGCATTTTGGTGTCAGTCAAAAAGAATTTCTTAAATCACTAAAATCCTCTACCCATGTACTTGCAATGTCCGCAACACCGATTCCTCGAACGCTACAAATGTCAATGACTGGTTTAAAAGAACTTAGCATTATTGCAACGCCACCTTTAAATAGATTAGAAGTGCGTACATCTGTTATGCCATTTGATCCAGTGATTATTAGAGATGCATTATTACGGGAACATTTTAGAGGAGGTAGAAGTTTTTATGTAGCTCCAAGAATTAAAGATATGGAGGATATCGAAAAACAATTAAAACAAATCGTGCCTGAATTAAGTTATAAAATAGCTCATGGGAAAATGACTCCGAGTAAAATTGATGAGGTCATGAGTGAGTTTTATGTTGGCAAATTCGATATATTAATCTCAACTACCATTATAGAATCAGGGATTGATATCGCCGAAGCAAATACAATGATCATACATAAGGCAGATACGCTTGGTCTTAGTCAGCTATATCAATTGCGTGGTCGAATAGGTCGAGGTAAAATACGAGGTTATGCTTATCTAACAGTAGCAAGTAATAAAAAGATAACGTCGCACTCCTTAAGACGCTTGGAAATAATACAAAATAGTTGTTCTTTAGGTTCAGGTTTCACTATTGCAAGCCATGATGCAGATTTACGAGGTTTTGGTAATTTGATCGGTGAAGAGCAATCAGGGCAAATTAAAGAAGTGGGTACGGAACTCTATCAAGAAATGTTGGAAGAGCAAATAGCTCTTTTAAAAGATGATCCTATTGTCTTAGAACAGGCATTTATTCCAAATATTAACTTAGGACTATCTGTTTTTATTCCAGATAGTTATGTATCAGATTCAGCCCTAAAAATTGGTCTATATAGAAGAATAGGTAATTTAAGTAATGAGATGGAAGTAGAGAAATTTAAAGATGAGATGATTGATAGATTTGGTTTGCTACCTATTGAATTTAATAACTTACTTGATATTGTAAAAATAAAACTATTATGCTTTAAATTAAATATTGAAAATTTAGATTCAGGAGATGACGGGTTTGTGATTAGATTTTATAAAAATGCTGATATGACTGATAAAATTTTAAAATTTGTTAGTCGCTATTCTAATCAAACAAAAATTAAACCGAATAATAAATTAGTATTTATCAAGAAATTAGTAGATAAAAATATCATTACTGAGGTAAATCAATTACTGTGGACATTACTAGAAATTTAA
- a CDS encoding UDP-N-acetylmuramoyl-L-alanyl-D-glutamate--2,6-diaminopimelate ligase: MKYNLNQLFKNHRIKGLSTNSKTVKEDEVFFAIKGQNVDGNDFINDALNNGAVLVITENKDNTAIDKVIYVEDVHKALYEAIEIFYPKKPKNLISVTGTNGKSSVVSYIAQAYSLLKKKAAFIGTIGLEIFGSNNIINDVPSLTTFDYLSFRKVAHNLAEDSIEYLAFEASSHGLEQGRLGKTKVNIVSFTSFSQDHLDYHHTKENYLLAKLKLFTDHLLPSGIAILNSDIEEIEFVKDYLHNNNVKFITVGKKGDLQITKITCSLTGQNIDFIFNNIIYNLHTLIIGSFQASNLLIAALTLYYTGFKFDEIIEALAKVKPIKGRMERIDGTNIFVDYSHTPDSLEKALIELKNIKLHGSKLSVIFGCGGDRDKTKRALMGQIAAKLADNVIITDDNPRFEDPKLIRAEIIRGIGTATYTEIASRAEAIKYGINNLKQDDILLIAGKGHETYQIIGDKKLPFDDSEVVRKYLFEISYTRN, translated from the coding sequence ATGAAATATAACCTAAATCAACTATTTAAAAATCATAGAATCAAAGGGTTGTCTACTAATTCTAAAACTGTTAAGGAGGATGAGGTCTTTTTTGCTATTAAAGGACAAAATGTTGATGGAAATGATTTTATAAATGATGCATTAAATAATGGGGCAGTATTAGTAATTACAGAGAATAAAGACAATACTGCAATAGATAAAGTAATCTACGTAGAAGATGTACACAAAGCTTTATATGAAGCTATAGAAATTTTCTATCCTAAAAAACCAAAGAATCTAATATCTGTAACAGGTACTAATGGTAAAAGCTCGGTAGTATCTTATATAGCTCAAGCATACTCCTTGCTTAAGAAAAAAGCTGCATTTATAGGTACAATAGGCCTAGAAATATTTGGCTCCAATAATATTATAAATGATGTGCCTTCATTAACAACTTTTGATTACTTGAGTTTTAGAAAAGTTGCTCATAATTTAGCTGAAGATTCTATAGAATATTTAGCTTTCGAAGCTTCTAGTCATGGTTTAGAACAAGGAAGACTTGGCAAGACAAAAGTGAATATAGTAAGTTTCACTAGTTTTAGTCAAGATCATTTAGATTATCACCATACAAAAGAAAATTATTTGTTAGCCAAACTAAAATTATTTACTGATCATTTATTACCAAGCGGTATTGCAATATTGAATTCTGATATAGAAGAAATAGAATTTGTTAAAGATTATTTACATAACAATAATGTTAAGTTTATTACAGTTGGAAAAAAAGGTGACTTACAAATAACCAAAATCACCTGTTCTTTAACAGGACAGAATATTGATTTTATATTTAATAATATAATATATAATTTACATACCTTAATTATTGGTAGCTTTCAAGCTAGTAATTTATTGATTGCTGCTCTTACTTTATATTATACCGGATTTAAATTTGATGAAATAATAGAGGCTTTAGCAAAAGTTAAACCTATAAAAGGAAGAATGGAGCGAATAGATGGCACTAATATTTTTGTTGATTATTCCCATACCCCAGATTCGCTAGAAAAAGCTTTAATAGAGTTGAAAAATATTAAGTTACATGGTAGTAAGCTAAGTGTAATTTTTGGTTGTGGTGGTGATCGTGATAAAACAAAGAGAGCCCTTATGGGGCAAATAGCTGCAAAACTTGCTGATAATGTAATAATTACCGATGATAACCCACGTTTTGAAGACCCAAAACTTATTAGAGCTGAAATTATAAGAGGTATAGGTACAGCAACCTACACAGAGATAGCAAGTAGGGCAGAAGCGATTAAATATGGTATAAACAACTTAAAGCAAGATGATATCTTATTAATTGCTGGCAAAGGTCATGAAACTTACCAAATTATCGGTGATAAAAAATTACCTTTTGATGACTCTGAGGTTGTAAGGAAGTATCTTTTTGAGATATCATACACTCGGAATTAG
- a CDS encoding UDP-N-acetylmuramoyl-tripeptide--D-alanyl-D-alanine ligase, which yields MIWNSKTLSIALGIEISNSVNCNEVQFNSKDVKKGDLFIALQGNRDGHDYIQDAIDKGATAVIVSKQVEINDKDKIILVNNSFEALQKMALYKRENSKAKFIAITGSVGKTSTKEALKILLQHDFIVFASRGNFNNYLGLLINLASMADDTEYAIFELGMNHQGEISELVQILKPNIAMINNISEAHLEFFHSLEEIAEAKCEIFKNFSKNDIAIINASNNCYNKILSILKNLSITNIYSFGHSSKASAKLILYKTLGEQVHLQYYINNKFIDITIPFIPRHFANNYTGVLLIIDILGKDIEISAKYLADIALTKGRGKIINIQNSRVICDYYNASPQSMKAALEYLKQVPADNKTSIIGEMLELGWNSQRLHEELVPYILDAGCTKVYLVGAYTKYIYDLLPNKISKKFFKNVEELITHITDLFEYSELILIKGSRGVKLDKIVDYYQ from the coding sequence ATGATTTGGAACTCTAAAACTTTAAGTATTGCTCTTGGTATAGAAATCTCTAATTCTGTCAATTGTAATGAAGTACAATTTAACTCTAAAGATGTTAAAAAAGGTGATTTATTTATAGCACTTCAAGGTAATAGAGATGGTCATGATTATATCCAAGATGCAATAGATAAAGGCGCAACAGCAGTAATTGTTAGTAAACAAGTAGAGATAAATGATAAAGATAAAATTATCTTAGTTAATAATTCTTTTGAAGCGCTACAAAAAATGGCTCTATATAAACGAGAGAATTCAAAAGCGAAATTTATCGCTATAACCGGTAGTGTCGGTAAAACTTCTACCAAAGAAGCACTAAAAATATTATTACAACATGATTTTATAGTTTTTGCTAGCAGAGGTAATTTTAATAATTACTTAGGGTTACTTATTAATCTTGCATCAATGGCTGATGATACGGAATATGCTATTTTTGAGCTTGGTATGAATCATCAAGGTGAAATAAGCGAACTGGTTCAAATATTAAAGCCAAATATTGCTATGATTAATAATATTTCAGAAGCTCATTTAGAATTTTTTCACTCACTTGAAGAGATAGCCGAAGCTAAATGTGAGATTTTTAAAAATTTTAGTAAAAATGATATTGCCATTATTAATGCAAGTAATAATTGTTATAACAAAATATTATCGATATTAAAAAATCTATCTATTACAAATATATATAGCTTTGGTCACTCTTCTAAAGCTTCAGCTAAATTAATTTTATATAAGACTCTAGGAGAGCAAGTACACTTACAGTATTATATAAATAATAAATTCATAGACATAACTATACCATTCATCCCTAGGCATTTCGCTAACAATTACACAGGTGTACTTTTAATTATCGATATATTAGGTAAAGATATAGAGATATCTGCAAAGTACTTAGCAGATATTGCGCTTACTAAAGGGAGAGGGAAGATTATCAATATACAAAATTCTCGTGTAATTTGTGATTACTATAATGCAAGTCCTCAATCAATGAAAGCTGCATTAGAATATTTAAAACAAGTGCCTGCAGATAATAAAACCTCTATAATAGGCGAGATGCTGGAGCTTGGTTGGAATTCTCAACGATTACATGAGGAGCTAGTACCTTATATACTCGATGCTGGTTGTACTAAAGTTTATTTAGTAGGAGCATATACTAAATATATTTATGATTTACTCCCTAATAAAATATCTAAAAAATTTTTTAAAAATGTTGAAGAATTGATAACGCATATCACTGATTTATTTGAATATAGTGAGCTTATTTTAATCAAAGGGTCCAGAGGTGTAAAACTTGATAAGATTGTTGATTATTATCAATAA